From the genome of Venturia canescens isolate UGA chromosome 11, ASM1945775v1, whole genome shotgun sequence:
TCGAACCAGGAGCTATGGAAAAGCTTCAAGAAGATTTATTCTGGGCCGGAATCATACCGGACGAAGATCCTTTGAGAGGAGGTCCTGCGGGTCCGTACATCCAATCAAAGCGTTTAGAAATTTATAAGTGAGCATGAATTCCTCACAAAatgtaaagaaaatttttctttcactttttaagctgaagaatttttcatctttctcaataaattttttaaatgaaattatcATTGCAGTGtttttgaacttgattgaaacaaaaaacataaaaGAGATGTATTTTTTCAGAGAACAGGTAGAAAAACTGTTGGTAAACGGTTCTGCTTATTACTGCTTTTGTACAGAACGTCGCCTGCAAATGTTGAAAAAGGACGCTATAAAAAATGGACAGATTCCAAAGTACGACAATCGCTGTAGGCACCTGAGCAAAGAAGAGACAAAGTCAAAGTTGGCTAACACAGGCAATTATTGCATAAGATTCAAGGtttgtatttcaataaataccagagtttttcatatttatgaaattaatcgaatagaaatttaaagaaaTACCCAAATTTCATAACTGTGCTCATTTTTTCTGTTCTATTTTCAGTTATCTTCAGAAGCACAACCTTTTCATGATTTGATATATGGTGAAATTAGTTCAACAGCGACGCAGCAAGAAGGAGATCCGGTGATAATGAAAGCAGACGAATATCCAACTTATCATTTTGCCAATGTGGTAGATGATCACTTTATGGAAATCTCCCATGTTTTGAGAGGTGTGGAATGGCAAATTTCAACCCCAAAACATATACAAATCTACGAAGCGTTTGGTTGGGAACCACCCCAATTTGCTCACTTGCCTTTGATATTAAACGCAGATGGTTCGAAATTGTCCAAACGTCAAGGGGACATTCGCGTCGATTCTTATCGGAAACAAGGCATTTTCCCATCTGCTTTGCTCAATTTTATAACTCACGCTGGTGGTGGATTCAAAAGAGACCGTGGTGAAAGTCGGTGTTACAGTTACGAGGAACTAATTAAACAGGTATGATTTTGattgaattaataaaattgaagcaTATATAATGAGTGTTATTTACAATTCCTTTTCCCATCATCTTATTACGACTTTTTCGGATTTTCCATAGTTTGATCTCAATCGAATAAACACAAACTCAACGAAACTCGCGCCGGAGAAACTTTTGGAATTTAATAAACTCGAACTTGGTCAATTGTTGGAAAATGAAAGGAACTACAAGTTTTTGGTGGATCGTGTCACTAGATTAGTATTGGAAAAATTCCCAATTGGGTAAGAGTTTTCATAAATCTTTGTACTagtttattatttcgaatatgttggtagaaaataataagaaatcaGAAAACAATGTTCTTACTACGTTTACTTTGTTATTAATGTTTTAGTTCGAACGACCTGAGTTTACAGTTGGACGAAGCTCATATAATTAGTACGTTGAAATGGGCCCGAAATCGTATCAACAAATTGGATGATTTGGTGACGCGTGACTTGGCATTTTTATGGACGGTTCCAACGAATTTGCCGATTAAACAAGATCcacaatgtctaggtattacATAAATCGATCTTCTCATTTTTTAGCGatcgagttgatttttttcaacgtatacgtgacgtttgaatttttttgtcaatcttCAGATACTGTAAAACTGGTCTGCGAAAAGTTGGATGAAGTGGAAATCTTCGAGAAAGAGTACCTGTCTAATTTTCTTCGAGAAATTGCAAAAAAGAATGGCGCTCCATTCGGAAAGTTCATGAAAGTTTTAAGAGCATTACTTACTGGACTGgaggtaaatttttttcattcatttcgttcccaaaatcataaaaatcatggaaaaaaaactttaattttaatggaatagattaataatatttcataaaatttccaGGAAGGACCCGCTGTCGCAGAAATGATGGCGATTCTAGGAAGAGAAAAATCCCTCGCGCGATTGAAACGCATTTTGCTCTGAATTCGCAGCATTTATTTCATTAGTCTattcataaataataaaatacaataataacttaaataaacaattgttTTACTCTGTACATAAGTGATATTGGGGTTTTAATACAAAAGTTCATTTcccaaataaataattccagaaaaaaatgtcaagaaATCAAAATTATCGTAGGAGTAGGAAAGAGATATAGTAAAAAGTCCAAGTTTTAAGGGGGTTTTGAAAAGCAAGTTTTTATTACGAATTAACATTGTGTATGCGTAAAGTGAAAAGTTCAAAGTACATTAAATGACGTTGTGGTAATTatgtattattatcatttgttttttttctttttttttgtaacaattgtttttttttttctatatttcaaGTACTTAAATATAGAATCGAATACAACAGACACGCGAGTGTAATTAGATTGCACTCTCgagatttttgaaataatttttcaacgttatGAATTTCGTGCacaattttagttttttgaaaaaagtctttgtattgttaattttttgtttttcatcatgaaaactCATGACAATTTAATATGGCTAAAATGACAAGTGTGCCGAGCATAGCGATATAACAAGATGTGTACTTATATCACAAGGTAATTATTTACGAGACAgctcaaaaaacattttttttttagtttttttccatcatgtttttttttcattcgtcgctCATATATCGTGTAGAATTTTACATATTAATAAGATTATCACAGAATTTGTCAGATGTAAATTATTATTTAGtattttcgtgtattttttggttttgttttaatttttccctttcttttCAAACGTATTAAGTcttgctgagaaaaaatatcgatgatTCATCGATTTCAGACGAGAAGACATTTCTGTAGGGTTTTCGGTCTTTTCTTCCTCTAAGATACCATCTAAAGTTAGTGTCTTCGTTTCAAAATTAGGGGacttcttgtttttttttctattcatatTCCTCTTTTTTTGGCCCAAACTCCGATTAAAAGTTGACTTTTTTTGTCTCAAAGTATTTTTCTTCTAATAAATGTGATATATAGTgttaaatttaattataatACTGTCCGAGTGGCATATTTTTGAGTTGtgcgaaacatttttttacttttttgcttCGCATCAACGAAAATTAGACGGAGAGAAGACACTTTTAGTTCCCTTTTTCCTCTACTTTTTCTGCTCTTAACGTGTGTTCCTTCGGAATATATCCTTTAAAACAGttctttttaaaattcatttcgagacacgaaaaaaatgatgtctcgaaataacaaaagaaagaGATCTCTAGAAACTTATTTTCTATAATCATCACGTTACAATTTATTACGCCACGAGTTtactttttcttcgaattaatCGTAATTCCTAATTTTACGAGTCGGGAAGATATTGATAATCGAATACTATAAGTATTTTACTTagttttcgaaaataagtttaatTTCTTCCGAAAATCGAACgagtgatgaattttcataaacgGAACGCGGATGAAGCAATTTTTGAATCGAAGTTATTAGTACGTAAATATTGCAACTCCAATTTACCACGGCACATTCAAATTCATCATATTTATTCTTCCTTGTTAAATTTCCAATGGAcaagtgaaaaaattattgaaaatattcatcacTCATTCGATTGCATCTAGCTTGATTTATTCGAAACAGCACCTACGCGAATAATAATTTACTaattataacaataataacgataatattgattaataataaaaaacaatgctCGCACGATTTGTTACGAGCATAAAAACGACTAAAAATTAGTTCACGTTAACATTAGGACAAAATCACCTgcgttttttcgattttttatttacgatttcaaaaagaaaaacgcAGAATTATAATACTGTTATTGCTATCTCAATAATTGTTTGAGTAAATCGTGACCAGTTCCAAGCGTTGTACTACATATgcaaaggatgaaaaaatggaatttgcatatcaattttaaaagaaaaataatcgcaTGCTTGAATTTTCAACCACGAAGAGCAAAACAACGGGAGCTGGATCGTCAAATCGATATTTTGAGATTTGCCAGGGCAAGATCGTAGGCGTAAGGAAATTACTAATTTTCTATTCGCTAAGTTCTTTAAGATAAGAAAAATCATAATCATTTTGATTtgacacaaaaaaaataagattttttccGCGTTTGTTCGCGCGGTTTGTATGTTTTGTTCAGTATTCGTAGCTTTGAATTCGATTTTCAGGTTTTGGTCGTATTTCGAAGTTTCGAGTATACatattatttttgaatgaaaatttgatggaagtactttgaaaataatgacgaaAAAGATTGAAACTAACTATTGAGGTAATATAAATCGTTGTATTTTGGATGATTTTTGGTATTCgtgttttcagaattttttcccatctTACGGAGGATTGAGTATTTTAAGGAGTATaaattaaattattaatttatctAATAGAAAGGATGAATggataaaaagtaaaaattaatTGTTGAGGTCATTGATAGCTTGAAGAATTCTCTTGACATGACCGACCTTGATGATTCCGAGTTCTTTGAGATCGCGTCGAGCCAACGTGAGCAATTCACGTCCTCGAATGTCGtgagaaacaaatttttccgtGTACTCGCCAAGTTGGAGATTCTCGAGCCAAACACAAACGTCCTGTACCGACCAATTTGTAACTTGTTCGCGTGCCAGTTGATTGGCAGTACCGCCACCAGAACGTCGAAACTTCAACCAGAACAAACCACGATGACGATTCTTTTTGTCACCCTGTGGAAATTGATGAGAAatacggggaaaaaaaaagaaaaaaaaaaaaagagaaacaacgattttttatgtGAGTGGTTAGTTCGGACGTTTCCATTTCGCTAAATTCGaatttgtattttatttttatgattacAACATAGCGAGCAACGTGCATGTGGTTATTAGACATAGTATTTCGAGTACCttgattttgaagaattaCATCTGCTTTTCTTGGATTTCTGATATTTGATAGTTGATTCCATTGCAAATGTTTCAAACTCAAATATTGTATTTTGAATATCACAATTTTTAACGTTTACTTTCGAGGACCCGTACTCAAAATACTCGACTAAATTTGCCAagaaaaaatactgcaaacaCGTAATGATCCTACCCAAAAAAGTTGTCGAAGTAAAATTTCATATGCTTCAACAAACTAAAAGAATATTCTCCGTGAGTTCGAATAGCACGTTTTGTGAGAATTTCCGTGCAACATGCTAACGTGATCAACTTGGAACTACATAGACTGTGTGATGATTAAAAACATGCATTACAAGTAAATAAGTGAATGAGCAAAAATGAGGagtattcatgaaaaaatacataaatcTACTGCTAAATATCTAAATTTTTTTGGCAGTACTTATAATGGTTTAAAAAAAGCTTATTACCCGCGAATGGGATCGAGTACTCAGACAATCCGTGACAAAGCACACATTAAGAtggattaataaaaaatggaaaaaagtaacATTTACATTTAAAAGCTACACGATATGTGCCATTCTGTAAAAGCTCAATATTATttatccttaaaaaaaaaaaaaaaaaaaaaaaaaaaattcgtcgacGGAACTTCGGAAATTGGATTAAAAACAATTGCTACTGGTAATAATGagtgaaattttataaatttctaatctgatataagaaaatcgaatgGAATCTTGCTTTCtctaataattatttgaatcatcaattttatttctttctaacCGAGTCGATAGAAAGTCGATTAAATTCGGGCAGTTGGTTAAATTTCGTGCTTAGAAATATGATGCTTCGagaaatttatgaataaattgTTCTTTTCTTATTCAATCCATTAATATAAATTGGCAATACAGAAAAACTCTCAATCCCACTAAAAATATTCTTAGGAATTCAAGAATATAAAATGTAcggttttttcgaaattttcgtttaatCGTACCTGATCGTCCGACGCAACGTTTTGCAAATAAACCATTCCTGTTCCTCTCTCATCGAAAACGCACTTTCGCAATTCTTGTTCCATCGCCGCCAACGACAGTGATAATTTGTTTTCCAAGTCTTCTCGTAATCTCTGAGAAAAGACACCGAATCCGATGagtaatatttaaaaaagagaataaaaaaatatatttaaccaATTGTCTATAACAACGTAAGGTATTGTAGGcgacattgaatttttaatgtttaGTATTtcaaatatgaaattgttctcaCCAAATTTTGAGCTTTGTCTCTAAGAAGTTCACAGGATTCTTCATAGAGCTGTCGAGCATTTGACACCAGATCTGTAATGACGGGTCTCAAATTCGGCtgtgaaaacaaatttttcaatcgtgaGATTCTTgaagatgaaaaagtttttgaaaaaatagaataCTGACACTCACTCCTTCTATAATTTTGCCTTCGGGATGAACTTTTTCAAGGCTAACGGCAGTTCGATCAGCAATTTGATAGAGATCGGGCTCGAGACTTGGATGTGAAATAATGAGTAATTTGACCCATTTAACGAGGGTTGTTACGACCTCGATAAAACCGATAAGAATATTGTGTTCCTCCTCGTAAAGTTGTATCGGTTTTCCGTCAATATTCAACTGCGTTCGGGAACACGATTGCGACGCGTTGCTTAAGGTCGAGGTCGACTGCGAAACTGCTGTGGAATTGCTGCTACGTTGCTTCTCTTCCCAGGCTCTGAGTGATGTTTCCAGGGCCTGAAAACGTTACGGTTTAGGTTTgccctttcgtttttttttttttttttcaaaataaatcaaaatgtCTTGTTTTCATTTGAAGAATATCAGCAGTCAAAACAGGTGAAAATTTCTGGAAATTTGTTTTCTGTACAAAAATATTGTGATACTTACTCGATTTCGATATAGCATTTGCATACGATTTTTGTGA
Proteins encoded in this window:
- the GluRS-m gene encoding probable glutamate--tRNA ligase, mitochondrial isoform X1 — protein: MHGQLRNIAMPRRILKIRTLQFFVRRFYKKTAVRVRFAPSPTGYLHLGGLRTALYNYLFARANDGSFILRIEDTDQTRIEPGAMEKLQEDLFWAGIIPDEDPLRGGPAGPYIQSKRLEIYKEQVEKLLVNGSAYYCFCTERRLQMLKKDAIKNGQIPKYDNRCRHLSKEETKSKLANTGNYCIRFKLSSEAQPFHDLIYGEISSTATQQEGDPVIMKADEYPTYHFANVVDDHFMEISHVLRGVEWQISTPKHIQIYEAFGWEPPQFAHLPLILNADGSKLSKRQGDIRVDSYRKQGIFPSALLNFITHAGGGFKRDRGESRCYSYEELIKQFDLNRINTNSTKLAPEKLLEFNKLELGQLLENERNYKFLVDRVTRLVLEKFPIGSNDLSLQLDEAHIISTLKWARNRINKLDDLVTRDLAFLWTVPTNLPIKQDPQCLDTVKLVCEKLDEVEIFEKEYLSNFLREIAKKNGAPFGKFMKVLRALLTGLEEGPAVAEMMAILGREKSLARLKRILL
- the GluRS-m gene encoding probable glutamate--tRNA ligase, mitochondrial isoform X3; translation: MHGQLRNIAMPRRILKIRTLQFFVRRFYKKTAVRVRFAPSPTGYLHLGGLRTALYNYLFARANDGSFILRIEDTDQTRIEPGAMEKLQEDLFWAGIIPDEDPLRGGPAGPYIQSKRLEIYKEQVEKLLVNGSAYYCFCTERRLQMLKKDAIKNGQIPKYDNRCRHLSKEETKSKLANTGNYCIRFKLSSEAQPFHDLIYGEISSTATQQEGDPVIMKADEYPTYHFANVVDDHFMEISHVLRDGSKLSKRQGDIRVDSYRKQGIFPSALLNFITHAGGGFKRDRGESRCYSYEELIKQFDLNRINTNSTKLAPEKLLEFNKLELGQLLENERNYKFLVDRVTRLVLEKFPIGSNDLSLQLDEAHIISTLKWARNRINKLDDLVTRDLAFLWTVPTNLPIKQDPQCLDTVKLVCEKLDEVEIFEKEYLSNFLREIAKKNGAPFGKFMKVLRALLTGLEEGPAVAEMMAILGREKSLARLKRILL
- the GluRS-m gene encoding probable glutamate--tRNA ligase, mitochondrial isoform X2 — its product is MPRRILKIRTLQFFVRRFYKKTAVRVRFAPSPTGYLHLGGLRTALYNYLFARANDGSFILRIEDTDQTRIEPGAMEKLQEDLFWAGIIPDEDPLRGGPAGPYIQSKRLEIYKEQVEKLLVNGSAYYCFCTERRLQMLKKDAIKNGQIPKYDNRCRHLSKEETKSKLANTGNYCIRFKLSSEAQPFHDLIYGEISSTATQQEGDPVIMKADEYPTYHFANVVDDHFMEISHVLRGVEWQISTPKHIQIYEAFGWEPPQFAHLPLILNADGSKLSKRQGDIRVDSYRKQGIFPSALLNFITHAGGGFKRDRGESRCYSYEELIKQFDLNRINTNSTKLAPEKLLEFNKLELGQLLENERNYKFLVDRVTRLVLEKFPIGSNDLSLQLDEAHIISTLKWARNRINKLDDLVTRDLAFLWTVPTNLPIKQDPQCLDTVKLVCEKLDEVEIFEKEYLSNFLREIAKKNGAPFGKFMKVLRALLTGLEEGPAVAEMMAILGREKSLARLKRILL